A region from the Arachis ipaensis cultivar K30076 chromosome B01, Araip1.1, whole genome shotgun sequence genome encodes:
- the LOC107628437 gene encoding AT-hook motif nuclear-localized protein 23, with amino-acid sequence MSMAGLDLGTASRFVQNLHRPDLHLQQQHHYQDSQEQQQHTPDRAPAPQFSGEEDDTSQGGGSGSGGGGGFELGSSSGGRRPRGRPPGSKNKPKPPVIITRESANTLRAHILEVASGSDVFDSVATYARRRQRGICILSGSGTVTNVTIRQPAAAGSVVTLQGRFEILSLSGSFLPPPAPPGATSLSIYLAGGQGQVVGGNVVGELIAAGPVIVIASSFTNVAYERLPLDEEEQLQIQPPGSAAAGSQGSAGVGNNAFPDPSSGLPFFNLPLGMQNNNVQLPVDGYSSGPRPPF; translated from the coding sequence ATGTCGATGGCTGGTTTGGATTTAGGAACAGCATCACGCTTCGTTCAAAATCTTCACAGACCAGACTTACACCTTCAGCAACAACACCATTACCAAGATTcccaagaacaacaacaacacacACCAGATCGTGCACCTGCACCTCAGTTCTCCGGCGAAGAAGATGATACCAGCCAAGGTGGCGGAAGCGGAAGCGGCGGTGGAGGCGGTTTCGAGCTCGGCTCCAGCTCTGGAGGCCGGCGCCCCCGGGGCCGTCCCCCAGGCTCGAAGAACAAGCCGAAACCGCCAGTCATCATCACAAGAGAGAGTGCCAACACGCTAAGAGCTCACATCCTCGAAGTTGCGAGCGGCTCCGACGTCTTCGACAGCGTCGCTACCTACGCACGGCGGCGCCAGCGCGGGATCTGCATCTTGAGCGGCAGCGGAACCGTCACCAATGTTACTATCCGGCAGCCAGCTGCGGCAGGCTCCGTTGTCACGCTCCAGGGAAGGTTCGAGATCCTGTCGCTCTCCGGCTCCTTCCTCCCGCCGCCTGCTCCGCCCGGTGCCACCAGCCTCAGCATCTACCTCGCTGGCGGCCAGGGACAGGTAGTCGGAGGAAACGTCGTCGGAGAGCTGATCGCTGCGGGGCCAGTGATCGTCATCGCCTCGTCGTTCACGAACGTGGCGTACGAGCGGCTGCCGTTGGACGAGGAGGAGCAGCTCCAGATTCAGCCGCCCGGAAGTGCGGCGGCTGGAAGTCAGGGCTCCGCCGGCGTCGGAAACAACGCTTTTCCAGATCCTTCTTCGGGTTTGCCGTTCTTCAATTTGCCGCTTGGTATGCAGAATAATAATGTTCAATTGCCTGTTGACGGTTACTCTTCAGGTCCACGCCCTCCGTTTTAA